Proteins from a single region of Psychrobacter cryohalolentis K5:
- a CDS encoding DUF4062 domain-containing protein gives MPNRRYHIHIVCADNDQLLVLDSIAIFFQGRAFLTYDASSRLPKASLYGRQCIDACDYALMVIGDSYGTTQNNGVSQMHLSYLNAKAKLKPLLILIKKHHNGANISRQLQEFTSAVTSKTDKIYYYETENDIEQLLIQAYYKMVASHNIAAGWIRVDEEAMKTNKPSVSETLAATLTNNRVTGQETTVVPSQSMDDNVSKPIVLTETFEIHYKAQAYEGGNLTDVTRPMVLAWQDVLITLIKMPATFSSYGLQSGINRLIAARAEIDIKREMPNVHAVARCQISQDDLNHLQRQLVAANWIQLTTYGTRVTQELWKLTFYAKSLLDAKKPSIENPAISTATS, from the coding sequence GTGCCAAACCGTCGCTACCATATTCATATTGTATGCGCTGATAACGACCAGTTATTGGTATTGGATAGTATTGCGATATTTTTTCAAGGCCGTGCCTTTTTAACCTATGATGCTTCCAGTAGATTACCCAAAGCTTCGTTATATGGGCGTCAGTGTATTGATGCTTGTGATTATGCTTTGATGGTCATTGGCGATAGCTACGGTACGACGCAAAATAACGGTGTTAGTCAAATGCATTTGAGCTATCTCAATGCTAAAGCGAAGCTCAAACCTTTACTGATACTAATAAAGAAACACCATAACGGTGCCAATATCAGTAGACAGTTGCAAGAATTTACCAGTGCAGTAACGTCAAAAACGGATAAGATTTATTATTACGAGACAGAAAACGACATCGAGCAATTGCTTATCCAAGCCTATTACAAAATGGTTGCTAGCCATAATATAGCTGCGGGATGGATCAGGGTTGATGAAGAGGCGATGAAGACTAACAAACCTTCAGTATCTGAGACTCTAGCGGCTACTTTAACAAACAATAGAGTGACAGGGCAAGAGACTACTGTCGTCCCTAGTCAGAGTATGGACGATAATGTCAGTAAGCCAATCGTATTGACAGAGACCTTTGAGATTCACTATAAAGCCCAAGCTTATGAGGGTGGTAATTTAACCGATGTGACAAGACCAATGGTATTGGCATGGCAAGACGTATTAATCACTCTGATAAAAATGCCAGCTACTTTTTCAAGCTATGGTCTACAAAGTGGTATCAACCGCTTAATCGCTGCGCGAGCTGAGATCGATATCAAGCGCGAGATGCCAAATGTTCATGCTGTAGCACGTTGTCAAATCTCTCAAGATGATCTCAATCATCTACAGCGGCAATTGGTTGCGGCTAATTGGATACAGCTAACTACCTATGGAACACGGGTCACACAGGAGCTTTGGAAGCTGACTTTTTATGCAAAAAGTTTACTTGATGCAAAAAAGCCATCGATAGAAAATCCTGCTATATCAACCGCCACTAGCTAA